The Gottschalkia purinilytica genome includes a region encoding these proteins:
- a CDS encoding 50S ribosomal protein L25, whose protein sequence is MNQSMMSCAMRSEVGSRQSNRTRNRGFIPAILYGRNFSNYPIEIDSKELSNIVRDYGENALVSLSIEGNMYTAMIKDIQRDAFEKDIIHIDLQQVDSTEKIQTSVPVLLTGKEYTVSSGIIQQQMDKLDVECYPNEIPKFVSVDVSQLGIGESIRVSDVEIGEELTVLNGREDVIASLSSGKMESAEKYSDEITPEDIPKEIEGK, encoded by the coding sequence ATGAATCAAAGTATGATGAGTTGTGCTATGAGAAGTGAGGTAGGAAGTAGACAGTCTAATAGGACTAGGAATAGAGGATTTATTCCAGCTATATTATATGGAAGAAACTTTTCTAATTATCCTATAGAAATAGACTCTAAAGAGTTAAGTAACATAGTAAGAGATTATGGGGAGAACGCCCTAGTAAGTTTATCTATAGAAGGTAATATGTATACTGCTATGATAAAAGATATACAAAGGGATGCGTTTGAAAAGGATATAATTCATATTGATTTACAACAGGTAGATAGTACGGAAAAGATTCAAACATCTGTACCTGTTTTATTGACCGGGAAAGAATATACTGTTAGTAGTGGAATTATTCAACAACAGATGGATAAGTTAGATGTGGAATGTTATCCTAATGAAATACCTAAGTTTGTATCTGTGGATGTATCGCAGTTAGGAATAGGTGAATCTATTAGAGTTTCAGATGTGGAAATAGGTGAAGAACTTACAGTACTAAATGGCAGAGAAGATGTAATAGCTTCGCTTTCTTCAGGTAAGATGGAGTCTGCTGAAAAATATTCAGATGAAATAACTCCAGAAGATATCCCTAAAGAGATTGAGGGAAAATAA